In Victivallis sp. Marseille-Q1083, the genomic stretch CTATGGCGGCGGTATTGAACAGGGCCTCCCGGCAGACGACCGGCAGGCCGAAGATTGCGACAGTGCCGCTGCCGGCGGTCGTTTCGGCCAGCGTCAATGCCGCTTCCAGCGCCCGGCGCTGCAGCCGCTCCTGCTGGAACAGATCGCCGCAGGTGTAGCCGGTGATCGACAATTCCGGAAAGACCACTGCTGCGGCTCCCAGCTCGGCGGCCCGGCGGTAAAGGGTTTGCAACTGGGCGAGGTTGTAGACGACATCGCCGCAACGCAATTGCGGGATGGCGGCCGCCAGGCGATAGAAACCGAACATCTTTCCGCTCCGGATTTATTTGACGTCGTGGTCGGCGTACCACTCCGGCGTGATGCCGAGGCGGCCGATTTTATAATGGATGACCCGCGGCGACAAGCCCAGTTCCCGGGCGGCCGCCGACATATTGCCGTGGTGGCGCTTGAGACTTTCGACGATCAGTTCACGTTCGAAAGAATCCACCATCGTGTTGAAGGAGGCGTTGCCGCCTTCCGGCAGCAGTTCGGAACCGCACTCCTTGCCGGTCTGCAGCGACGGCGGCAGATTGTAACCGTGGATGCAGTCGTCGGTGGCGGTCAGCACGGCCCGTTCGATGCAATTTTCCAGTTCCCGGACGTTGCCGGGCCAGTGATAAGCCATCAACATGTTGATCGCCGGGGTCGACAGCCGGACGACTTTTTTATTGTAACGCAGATTGTGCTTGGCGATGAAGTGTTCCGCCAGCAGGATGATGTCACAGCGGCGTTTGTTCAAATCCGGCATGACGATCGGAAAGATGTTCAGCCGGTAATAGAGGTCTTCGCGGAATTTTTTCTGCGACATCAGTTCCTCCAGGTTGCGGCTGGTGGCCGCCAGGAAACGGACATTCGAGCGCAGTTCCGCACTGCTGCCGACCCGGGAGAAGGTGCGTTCCTGAATGAAGCGCAGCAATTTTACCTGGGTCTGCAGACTCAAGTCGCCGATTTCGTCCAGAAACAGTGTGCCGCCGTCCGCCGCTTCGGCCCGGCCGATCCGCCGGGAAACCGCCCCGGTGAAGGCGCCTTTTTCGTGACCGAACAATTCGCTTTCGACCAGATTTTCCGGCAGCGCGGCACAATTCAATGTGACGAACGGTTTGTCCTTGCGGTTGCTCAGATTGACGATGGCTCGGGCCACCAGCTCTTTGCCGGTGCCGGAGCTGCCGCGGATCAGCACGGTCGCATCGCTCGGCGCCACCTGGCGGATCAGCGCATAAATGGCGCGCATCGTCCGGCAGTTGCCGATCAATTCGCCCGGATTGCCGTTGAGCAGGTCGCGCAACTGGCGGTTTTCTTCCAGCAAAGACTGGCGTTCTTCGTGTTCCTTGAGGCAGACCGCCACCGCTTCGGCCGTGATGTTGGCGATGATTTCCAGCAGCATCAGATCGCGTTCGAGATCGGTTTCCGGCGTCACCAGCCGGTCGATGCTCAACGTGCCGATGACCCGTTCCATATGGATGATCGGCACGCAGATGAAGGCGATTTTGCCGGTTTCCTTGCGCGCCCCGGTCCGGTTGAGGAAGCGGCTGTCTCTGGCGATGTCCGGCACCATCTGCGGTTTGCCGGTTTCCGCAACGTGTCCGGTAATTCCTTCGCCGAGATGATAGCGGCCGCGCTGTTTTTCACTGCTGTCGATGCCGTGGGAGGCTTCGATCGACAGCGTGTCGCCCTGCAGCAGCGTGAAGGTGCCCCGCAACATATTCATGCGGAGATTGAGCACCGCCAGAATTTTGTTCAACAGTTCGTCAACATTGCGTTCGTGGACGACGGCTGAACTGATCTCTTCCAGGACGGTGATTTCAATTCCGAGATTTTTATTCATCTTCAATCCTGTCTTTTTCGATTTGTTACAAAATGTCGCGCGCCTCCGCAATGCGATTCAGCGCCTCCCGGGTTTGGTCCCGGTCGCCGAAAGCGGTCAGACGGAAATAACCTTCTCCTTCTTTGCCGAATCCGACTCCCGGTGTACCGATGATCCGGCAGGTTGACAATAATTTATCAAAAAAGTGCATTGAATCAAATCCATTTGGCAGTTTCCACCAAATATATGGAGCGTTTTTACCGCCATAGACCTCAAACCCGCCTTGTTCCAGGCCCGAACGGATCAAGTCGGCGTTGGTCATATAGTAGTCGATCAGGCCGGCTACTTCCCGGCGTCCGTCCGGCGTGTAAACGGCTGCGGCGGCCCGCTGGACGATGTAAGCTACCCCGTTGAATTTGGTGCATTGCCGGCGGTTCCAGAGGCTGTGCAGTGAAACGCCGCCATATTGCAGTCGCCGGGGAATGACCGTATAGGCGCAGCGCAGCCCGGTGAAGCCGGCGGTTTTGGAAAAGGACTTGAATTCGATGGCCACCTCGTCGGCGCCCGGTATCTCGTAAATCGAACGCACCAGACCCGGTTCCCGGATGTAATCGCTGTAGGCGCTGTCGAACAGCAGCAAAGCCCGGTGGCGGCGCGCATAATCGACGAACTTGATCAACTCTTCCCGGGGCAGGACCGTTCCGGTCGGATTGTTCGGAGAACAGAGATAAATGACATCGACCGGTTCGGACGGCAGGGCCGGGGAGAAACGGTTTTCACAGGTCGACGGCAGGTAGACGATCCGCCGCCCGGCCATCAGGTTGCTGTCCAGATAAACCGGGTAAACCGGATCGCTGATGGCGACGATGCAACCGGCGGAGAAAATTTCCTGAATATTGCCGACATCGCATTTGGAGCCGTCGCTGATGAAAATTTCCGCCGGGGCGATGTCCAGACCGCGGGCCCGGTATTCATGGTCGGCGACGGCCTGGCGCAGGAATTCGTATCCCTGTTCCGGCCCGTAGCCGTGAAACGTCTCCCGGCGGGCCATCTCGTCGGTGGCTTGATGCAGCGCGGCGATGACCGTTGGCGTCAGCGGTAAGGTCACATCGCCGATTCCGAGACGGATTAAATCGGCGTCCGGCTGTTCCGCCAGAAACGCCTTGACCTTCTGCTGAATGGCGCTGAACAGATAATTGCCGGATAAATTCAGATAATTTTGGTTGATTTCAAACATGATAGCTCAATACCTTTCCAGATATTCGCCGGTGAATACTTCCCGGGCCGGGCCGGTCATGTAGACGTGGTTGTCGGCGGCGGAATATTCGATCTGCAGTTCGCCGCCGTCCAGTAAAATGGTGACATTGCGGCCGGTGCGGCCGGTCAGGACGCCGGCAACTGCCGTCGCGCAACTGCCGCTGCCGCAGGCCAGCGTGATGCCGCAGCCGCGTTCCCAGACCCGCATTCGTACCATCTGCGGACTGATGACTTCGACGAATTCGACGTTGGTTTTGTTGGGGAAACAGTCCAGACATTCGATTTTGGCGCCCCAGTCCGCCAGTTTGACCGTATTGATGTTCGGGACGAAAATGACGACATGCGGATTGCCCATCGATACCGCCGTGCCGATGAAACAACGTGAGCCGATCTGCAGCGGCAATTCCAAGGCGTCGCGGTTGGCTTCGCCGGCGACCGGGATTTCGCCGCGTTTCAGCCGGGGAACGCCCATGTCGACCCGGACGGTATTGTTCTCCTGGACGTTCGGCCGGATGATGCCGCCCGGGGTGTGAATGCCGAACACATTGCCGGGCGCCAGCTTGTGCTGTTTGATGTACAGACCGACGCAACGGGTTGCGTTGCCGCACATTTCACTTTCGCTGCCGTCGGCATTGAAGATGCGCATTTCGAATGCCGTGCCGCCGAGCGGCCGGAGAGTCACCACCCCGTCGGCGCCGATGCCGAAATGCCGGTCGCACAACCGTTTCGCCAGCCCCTGGAAATCGGTGCCGGAATTTTTACCCGGCTCGACGATGATGAAATCGTTGCCGAGTCCCTGCCATTTCGAAAATTTCATGATTCCAACGTTCCTCCCAGATAATTGTTCAATTGATCGGCGACCCGTTTGCCGTCGGCAAGGGCGCGGACGACCAGCGACGGGCCGCAGGCGGCGTCGCCGCAGACGAAAACGCCGTCGGCCGGATTGCCATTCAGAATGCCGCGCGGTCCGATTGACAATTGCAATTGTTCCGCCAGCCCTTCGGCCGGCACACCGGTAAAACCCATCGCCAGCAGTACCAGATCGGCTTCGATCCGTTCGGTCGAGCCGGGCAATTCCCGGAATTTCAACGGCTTGCCGGCGGCGGACAGTTCCCATTCCAGATGAACTGTTTCCAGCGCCGTCACCTGGCCGTTGCCGCCGAGAAACGCCTTGGTCAGCAAGTTCCAGCGCCGCTGGCCGCCTTCGCGGTGGCTGGATGAGGTGCGCAATTGATACGGCCAATCCGGCCACGGCGTCGAAGTGGAGCGCTGTTCAGGCGGTTGCGGCAGCAGTTCAATTTGCAGCACGTCGACGGCGCCTTGCCGCCAGGAAGTGCCGACGCAGTCGCTGCCGGTGTCGCCGCCGCCGATTACCACCACCCGTTTGCCGGCGGCGCTGATCGGCGTTTGGGCCAATTCACCGGCATTGACCCGGTTCTGGGCGGTCAGAAATTCCAGCGCGAAATGAATGTTGGCCAATTCCCGTCCCGGCACCGGCAGGTCGCGGGCCGCCGGTGTGCCGCAGGCGATCAGAATGGCATCGAACCGGCGGCGCAGGTAATCGGCGGCCAAATCCTTGCCGACTTCGCAGTCGCATTCGAATTCAATACCGGCCAGGCGCAACAGTTTCAGCCGCCGGTCGATGACCTCTTTGGCCAATTTGAAGTCCGGGATGCCGTAGCGCAGCAGGCCGCCCGGCTGTCGGCTTTTTTCAAAAACGGTAACGATATGGCCGGCCTTGTTCAATGCGACTGCCGCCGCCAGTCCGGCCGGACCGCTGCCGATGACGGCGACATGCCGCCCGCTGCGCAGAGCCGGCGGCTCCGGCTTGACCCAGTTACATTCGAAGGCGTTTTCGATGATGGCCTTTTCAATTTGGCGGATCATTACCGGCTGTTCGTTGAGCCCGCAGGTACAGGCGCCTTCGCACAGCGCCGGACAGACCCGGCTGGTGAATTCCGGAAAGCTGCTGGTCTGATGCAGCAGCTCCCAGGCGCGGCGCCAATCGCCGGCATGAGCAGCGGCATTCATTTCCGGAATGATGTTGCCGAGCGGACAACCCAGGCCGTGGCAGAAGGGAATGCCGCAGGAGAGGCAGCGTTCCGATTGGCCGGTAATTTCTTCCGGCGTCAGCGGTCGTTCCACCTCCGCGTAGTCGTGGCGGCGGACGGAAATCGGGCGGTAGATATCGGTAATTCGTTCCATCGTTTTCATCAGGTTTGCTCCTTATGGCGGTAATTCATTGTTCAGCGATTGTTCCGCTGGGCCAGCGCCAGACGGTATTCGACCGGGAATACTTTGACGAACTGGTTGCGGCGGTTCTCGAAATCTTCGAGGATTTCAGCCGCTTTCCGGCTGCCGGTCGCCTGCTGGTGCAGCCGGAGCAGCCTCAGGAGTTCCTGTTCGTCTTCCGAATGCGGTTCGATGGTTTCCAGGTCGACGGTTTCCGGATTGCAGCGCAAATCGAAATCGTTGGTCTCGTCCAGCACATAGGCCAGCCCGCCGGTCATGCCGGCGGCGAAATTGACGCCGGTCGGTCCGA encodes the following:
- a CDS encoding sigma-54-dependent Fis family transcriptional regulator, coding for MNKNLGIEITVLEEISSAVVHERNVDELLNKILAVLNLRMNMLRGTFTLLQGDTLSIEASHGIDSSEKQRGRYHLGEGITGHVAETGKPQMVPDIARDSRFLNRTGARKETGKIAFICVPIIHMERVIGTLSIDRLVTPETDLERDLMLLEIIANITAEAVAVCLKEHEERQSLLEENRQLRDLLNGNPGELIGNCRTMRAIYALIRQVAPSDATVLIRGSSGTGKELVARAIVNLSNRKDKPFVTLNCAALPENLVESELFGHEKGAFTGAVSRRIGRAEAADGGTLFLDEIGDLSLQTQVKLLRFIQERTFSRVGSSAELRSNVRFLAATSRNLEELMSQKKFREDLYYRLNIFPIVMPDLNKRRCDIILLAEHFIAKHNLRYNKKVVRLSTPAINMLMAYHWPGNVRELENCIERAVLTATDDCIHGYNLPPSLQTGKECGSELLPEGGNASFNTMVDSFERELIVESLKRHHGNMSAAARELGLSPRVIHYKIGRLGITPEWYADHDVK
- the dapF gene encoding diaminopimelate epimerase, yielding MKFSKWQGLGNDFIIVEPGKNSGTDFQGLAKRLCDRHFGIGADGVVTLRPLGGTAFEMRIFNADGSESEMCGNATRCVGLYIKQHKLAPGNVFGIHTPGGIIRPNVQENNTVRVDMGVPRLKRGEIPVAGEANRDALELPLQIGSRCFIGTAVSMGNPHVVIFVPNINTVKLADWGAKIECLDCFPNKTNVEFVEVISPQMVRMRVWERGCGITLACGSGSCATAVAGVLTGRTGRNVTILLDGGELQIEYSAADNHVYMTGPAREVFTGEYLERY
- a CDS encoding LL-diaminopimelate aminotransferase, yielding MFEINQNYLNLSGNYLFSAIQQKVKAFLAEQPDADLIRLGIGDVTLPLTPTVIAALHQATDEMARRETFHGYGPEQGYEFLRQAVADHEYRARGLDIAPAEIFISDGSKCDVGNIQEIFSAGCIVAISDPVYPVYLDSNLMAGRRIVYLPSTCENRFSPALPSEPVDVIYLCSPNNPTGTVLPREELIKFVDYARRHRALLLFDSAYSDYIREPGLVRSIYEIPGADEVAIEFKSFSKTAGFTGLRCAYTVIPRRLQYGGVSLHSLWNRRQCTKFNGVAYIVQRAAAAVYTPDGRREVAGLIDYYMTNADLIRSGLEQGGFEVYGGKNAPYIWWKLPNGFDSMHFFDKLLSTCRIIGTPGVGFGKEGEGYFRLTAFGDRDQTREALNRIAEARDIL
- a CDS encoding glutamate synthase subunit beta, whose translation is MKTMERITDIYRPISVRRHDYAEVERPLTPEEITGQSERCLSCGIPFCHGLGCPLGNIIPEMNAAAHAGDWRRAWELLHQTSSFPEFTSRVCPALCEGACTCGLNEQPVMIRQIEKAIIENAFECNWVKPEPPALRSGRHVAVIGSGPAGLAAAVALNKAGHIVTVFEKSRQPGGLLRYGIPDFKLAKEVIDRRLKLLRLAGIEFECDCEVGKDLAADYLRRRFDAILIACGTPAARDLPVPGRELANIHFALEFLTAQNRVNAGELAQTPISAAGKRVVVIGGGDTGSDCVGTSWRQGAVDVLQIELLPQPPEQRSTSTPWPDWPYQLRTSSSHREGGQRRWNLLTKAFLGGNGQVTALETVHLEWELSAAGKPLKFRELPGSTERIEADLVLLAMGFTGVPAEGLAEQLQLSIGPRGILNGNPADGVFVCGDAACGPSLVVRALADGKRVADQLNNYLGGTLES